The following are encoded in a window of Vigna unguiculata cultivar IT97K-499-35 chromosome 8, ASM411807v1, whole genome shotgun sequence genomic DNA:
- the LOC114193092 gene encoding protein SHI RELATED SEQUENCE 1-like: protein MAGFFSLGGRHNKAEEDEDHREDNNNNTNNSQFLFRNVNDEIYNTNKGFEIWPQSSYHHNFTNYYSFGVGPSRRNNTANNNNSSSNNVNDDVSVSFSDESNRFGFTVMRSGGGVGGGGGGAGMNCQDCGNQAKKDCSHLRCRTCCKSRGFQCQTHVKSTWVPAAKRRERQQQLAALQQQNQPPQFRGDHSKRHRESIEGVAAGGSLACAPVPITTTGLEVGQFPPELNSPAVFRCVKVSAMDAPDERFAYQTAVNIGGHVFKGILYDQGADGPYAGAGCEGSSGGGGEARPLALMAAATTTTAAGNPFDASLYTAPMNAFMAGTQFFPPPRS from the exons ATGGCTGGGTTCTTCTCTCTAGGAGGAAGGCATAACAAAGCGGAGGAAGACGAGGATCACAGAgaagacaacaacaacaacaccaacaacaGTCAATTTTTGTTCAGAAACGTTAACGACGAGATCTACAACACCAACAAGGGCTTCGAGATATGGCCACAATCCTCGTACCACCACAACTTCACCAACTACTACTCCTTCGGCGTGGGCCCTAGTCGCAGAAACAACACcgccaacaacaacaacagctCCTCCAACAACGTAAACGACGACGTTTCTGTCTCTTTCTCGGATGAGTCCAACCGCTTCGGCTTCACGGTCATGAGGTCCGGAGGCGGCGTGGGTGGCGGCGGAGGAGGCGCCGGCATGAACTGTCAGGACTGTGGCAACCAGGCCAAGAAAGACTGTTCGCACCTCAGATGCAGAACCTGCTGCAAGAGTCGAGGGTTTCAGTGCCAAACCCACGTTAAGAGCACTTGGGTTCCCGCCGCCAAACGCCGTGAACGACAGCAACAACTCGCTGCCTTGCAGCAACAAAATCAACCACCGCAGTTTCGTGGAGATCACTCCAAACGACACAGGGAGAGTATCGAGGGTGTTGCAGCCGGTGGTTCCCTCGCTTGCGCTCCGGTTCCTATCACCACCACAG GGTTGGAGGTGGGTCAATTTCCACCGGAGCTGAACTCGCCAGCGGTGTTCCGGTGCGTGAAAGTGAGTGCAATGGATGCACCGGACGAGCGTTTCGCGTACCAAACCGCAGTGAACATAGGAGGGCACGTGTTCAAGGGAATTCTCTACGATCAAGGAGCGGACGGTCCTTACGCCGGTGCAGGTTGCGAGGGTTCCTCCGGCGGCGGCGGTGAAGCTCGGCCACTCGCTCTCATGGCCGCCGCAACCACCACCACAGCAGCTGGAAACCCTTTTGACGCTTCACTCTACACGGCTCCGATGAATGCTTTCATGGCTGGTACGCAATTCTTCCCACCCCCAAGATCCTAA
- the LOC114193091 gene encoding cysteine proteinase 15A-like, which translates to MARYSLCALLLFAAVAAAAGANTDADDILIRQVVPEGEVEDHLLNAEHHFSNFKAKFGKTYATKEEHDHRFGVFKSNLRRARLHAQLDPSAVHGVTKFSDLTPAEFHRQFLGLKLLRLPANAQKAPILPTNNLPKDFDWRDKGAVTNVKDQGSCGSCWSFSTTGALEGAHFLATGELVSLSEQQLVDCDHVCDPEEYGACDSGCNGGLMNNAFEYILGAGGVQKEKDYPYTGKDGSCKFDKSKIAASVANYSVVSLDEDQIAANLVKNGPLAVAINAVYMQTYIGGVSCPYICGKHLDHGVLLVGYGEGAYAPIRFKEKPYWIIKNSWGENWGENGYYKICRGRNVCGVDSMVSTVGAIHTSSQ; encoded by the exons ATGGCTCGCTACTCCCTCTGCGCTCTCCTCCTCTTCGCCGCCGTGGCCGCCGCCGCTGGGGCCAACACCGACGCCGACGACATCCTGATCCGGCAGGTGGTGCCGGAGGGCGAGGTGGAGGACCACCTGCTGAACGCGGAGCACCACTTCTCGAACTTCAAGGCGAAGTTCGGGAAAACCTACGCGACGAAGGAGGAACACGATCATCGGTTCGGTGTATTCAAGTCAAACCTGCGCAGGGCGAGGCTTCACGCGCAACTCGACCCTTCCGCCGTCCACGGCGTTACCAAATTCTCCGATCTCACTCCGGCGGAGTTCCACCGCCAGTTCCTCGGTCTCAAACTTCTCCGCTTGCCGGCGAACGCGCAGAAGGCCCCCATCCTCCCCACCAACAATCTCCCAAAAGATTTCGATTGGAGGGACAAAGGAGCCGTCACTAACGTCAAGGACCAA GGCTCGTGTGGATCGTGTTGGTCTTTCAGTACCACGGGAGCATTGGAAGGAGCTCACTTTTTGGCTACTGGTGAGCTCGTGAGTCTTAGTGAGCAACAGCTTGTGGATTGCGACCACGTG TGTGATCCAGAAGAATATGGAGCGTGTGACTCAGGCTGTAATGGTGGTTTGATGAACAACGCATTTGAGTACATACTTGGGGCTGGGGGAGTACAGAAAGAAAAGGACTATCCATACACTGGAAAAGATGGCTCCTGCAAATTTGATAAAAGCAAAATTGCAGCTTCTGTAGCTAATTACAGTGTGGTTTCCCTTGATGAAGATCAAATTGCTGCAAATCTTGTGAAGAATGGCCCTCTTGCAG TTGCTATCAATGCAGTTTATATGCAGACATACATTGGTGGTGTCTCTTGTCCATACATCTGTGGGAAGCATTTGGATCATGGGGTTCTTTTAGTGGGCTATGGTGAAGGTGCATATGCTCCCATTCGTTTTAAGGAAAAGCCTTACTGGATCATTAAGAACTCGTGGGGAGAGAACTGGGGAGAAAATGGATACTACAAGATCTGCAGAGGTAGAAATGTTTGTGGAGTGGATTCCATGGTCTCAACTGTAGGTGCTATACATACATCCAGCCAATAA